A stretch of the Bacillus licheniformis DSM 13 = ATCC 14580 genome encodes the following:
- the msrA gene encoding peptide-methionine (S)-S-oxide reductase MsrA — translation MAEKRELATFAGGCFWCMVKPFDEQPGILKVESGYTGGHTENPTYEEVCSNTTGHREAVQITFDPDVFPYEKLLELYWQQIDPTDSGGQFTDRGESYRTAIFYHNDKQRKLAEESKKKLGESGIFKDPIATDILEAGPFYPAEEYHQDYHKKHPERYTQYRIGSGREGFLQQHWGRKHDEQ, via the coding sequence ATGGCTGAAAAACGCGAACTCGCCACATTTGCCGGAGGCTGCTTTTGGTGTATGGTCAAGCCTTTTGACGAACAGCCGGGCATTCTAAAAGTCGAATCCGGCTATACCGGCGGCCATACGGAAAATCCGACCTATGAAGAGGTGTGCAGCAATACAACGGGACATAGGGAAGCGGTGCAAATCACATTTGATCCCGATGTCTTTCCATACGAAAAACTGCTGGAACTCTACTGGCAGCAAATCGATCCCACTGACAGCGGAGGACAATTCACAGACCGCGGAGAGTCTTACCGGACAGCGATTTTTTACCATAATGACAAGCAGCGGAAACTCGCTGAAGAATCGAAGAAAAAGCTCGGAGAAAGCGGCATCTTTAAAGATCCAATCGCGACCGACATTCTGGAGGCCGGGCCATTTTATCCGGCTGAGGAGTATCACCAGGACTATCATAAAAAGCACCCTGAACGCTACACACAGTATCGGATCGGAAGCGGAAGGGAAGGATTTTTACAACAGCATTGGGGGCGAAAGCATGACGAACAATAA
- a CDS encoding MarR family transcriptional regulator, giving the protein MKVREQMMYDMEALLRTVFKQIRDEINELLEKEMSRNEFMILRLLSEQGPKKVTEFATILGVSASHITAVTDALVEKGWITRVRSKEDRRIIKIHLTDAGKEIIRYFEEKKTEYYFKRFSSYSDEELKTLIELFSKLDKKREQR; this is encoded by the coding sequence TTGAAAGTTAGAGAACAAATGATGTATGATATGGAAGCACTGCTTCGCACAGTATTTAAACAGATACGTGATGAGATAAATGAGCTGCTCGAAAAAGAGATGTCCCGCAATGAATTCATGATTCTCCGCCTGCTGAGCGAGCAAGGTCCAAAGAAAGTCACGGAGTTTGCAACGATTTTAGGCGTTTCAGCAAGCCATATCACAGCTGTAACCGATGCATTGGTTGAAAAAGGCTGGATCACGAGAGTCCGGTCAAAAGAAGACAGACGGATCATCAAAATCCATCTGACAGACGCAGGAAAAGAAATTATCAGATATTTCGAAGAAAAGAAAACGGAATATTATTTCAAGCGGTTCAGCAGCTACAGTGATGAAGAGCTGAAAACGCTGATTGAACTGTTCAGCAAATTGGACAAAAAACGGGAACAGCGCTAA
- a CDS encoding SCO family protein, translating to MEGLKNVFGIFLAGILTVFLSSCGTSKIDNPLNYDVQSFSFQNQDGKAVTLESLKGQVWVADFIFTNCETICPPMTSHMAELQKQMEEENLQARIVSFSVDPENDTPEKLKKFAANYPLSFQNWDFLTGYSQEEIEKFALKSFKSIVKKPEDEDQVIHQSSFYLVDQNGKVVKDYDGARNTPYDEIIADIKTLENR from the coding sequence ATGGAAGGATTGAAAAACGTTTTTGGCATTTTCCTTGCAGGTATTCTCACAGTGTTTCTTTCGTCCTGCGGAACTAGCAAGATTGATAATCCTTTGAACTATGATGTACAGTCTTTTTCTTTTCAAAATCAAGACGGGAAAGCGGTGACTCTTGAAAGTTTAAAAGGCCAGGTGTGGGTGGCTGACTTTATATTTACGAACTGTGAAACGATCTGTCCGCCGATGACTTCACATATGGCTGAACTGCAAAAACAAATGGAAGAGGAAAACCTGCAGGCCCGCATCGTCTCATTCAGCGTTGATCCCGAAAATGATACGCCTGAAAAATTGAAGAAATTTGCGGCCAACTACCCGCTCAGTTTTCAAAATTGGGACTTTTTAACCGGATACTCGCAGGAAGAAATCGAAAAGTTTGCGCTGAAAAGCTTTAAATCAATCGTGAAAAAACCTGAAGATGAGGATCAGGTGATTCACCAATCGTCATTTTATCTAGTCGATCAAAACGGCAAAGTCGTCAAGGATTATGACGGTGCAAGAAATACGCCGTACGATGAAATCATCGCCGATATTAAGACGCTGGAAAACCGTTGA
- a CDS encoding MATE family efflux transporter, whose product MKTDFTYGNVFKQLVYFSGPIILANLLQISFQFVDSLWVGNLLGAKALGAAAVSGTVFFTVLSFVLGVNNAALTILAQQKGKGDKKGLASYVNAFVVLMTAMSVLLGVIGYFFTEPLLSLLQTPGNMMDLAVSYLRIHFIGIIFLFGYNFISTVLRAVGDSQTPLRFVLLAVILNLFMDPLFISVFNLGIAGAAYATVVSQGIAFIYGVVYTVRKQLVPFSKPALPSLAETSVILKLGVPAGLQMMVISGGSMAIMSVVNSFGESVVSGFGAVQRLDSLLILPAMAIGTAVNSMAGQTFGSGDMERTKKIANYGVIYVLLFMAAVSTAIFLTGYHAVRLFISEADSAAFGEEYLKTIAFFYPFIGINFVLNGVVRAAGAMFQILVLNVISFWALRYPFTYLFSKWLGENGIALGIGMSFMLSSLTAFLYYRYGKWKHLVLFEK is encoded by the coding sequence ATGAAAACGGACTTTACATACGGAAATGTATTTAAACAGCTGGTCTATTTTTCCGGACCGATCATTTTAGCCAATCTTTTGCAGATTTCATTCCAATTCGTCGACAGCTTGTGGGTCGGAAATCTGCTCGGAGCAAAAGCTCTTGGTGCTGCGGCCGTCTCAGGAACGGTTTTCTTTACGGTGCTGTCGTTCGTATTGGGCGTCAACAATGCGGCGCTGACGATTCTTGCGCAGCAAAAAGGAAAAGGGGATAAAAAGGGACTGGCATCATATGTAAACGCGTTTGTCGTTCTGATGACGGCGATGAGCGTATTGCTCGGGGTTATCGGCTATTTTTTCACAGAGCCTTTGCTCTCGCTACTTCAAACGCCTGGCAATATGATGGATTTGGCCGTAAGCTATTTGAGGATTCATTTTATCGGGATTATATTTTTATTCGGCTATAATTTCATCAGTACAGTATTAAGAGCGGTCGGCGACAGTCAAACACCTTTGCGTTTCGTCCTGTTGGCCGTCATCCTGAACCTGTTCATGGATCCGCTGTTTATCTCGGTATTCAACCTCGGAATTGCCGGAGCGGCCTATGCAACCGTCGTGTCCCAAGGGATTGCTTTTATTTACGGAGTGGTCTATACGGTGAGAAAGCAGCTTGTTCCATTTTCAAAGCCGGCGCTTCCATCGCTGGCAGAGACGTCCGTCATTTTGAAGCTCGGAGTGCCTGCCGGCTTGCAAATGATGGTGATTTCAGGCGGCTCGATGGCGATTATGAGCGTTGTCAATTCATTTGGAGAAAGCGTCGTGTCAGGGTTTGGCGCGGTACAGCGGCTTGACAGCCTGCTGATTCTCCCAGCGATGGCCATCGGCACGGCTGTCAACAGTATGGCTGGCCAAACCTTCGGAAGCGGCGACATGGAGCGTACGAAAAAAATCGCCAACTACGGCGTCATTTATGTCCTGCTGTTTATGGCTGCCGTCAGCACCGCGATATTTCTGACAGGCTATCACGCGGTCAGGCTGTTTATATCGGAAGCCGATTCAGCCGCATTCGGGGAAGAGTATTTAAAAACGATTGCTTTTTTCTATCCGTTTATCGGAATTAACTTTGTGTTGAACGGTGTTGTAAGGGCAGCCGGAGCGATGTTTCAAATTTTGGTGCTGAACGTGATTTCTTTTTGGGCTTTGCGCTATCCGTTTACATATCTATTTTCAAAGTGGCTTGGCGAGAACGGCATAGCGCTGGGCATCGGAATGAGCTTTATGCTGAGCAGCCTGACCGCCTTTTTATATTACCGCTACGGGAAGTGGAAGCACCTCGTTCTATTTGAAAAATGA
- the ypmT gene encoding protein YpmT, translated as MERIYTYFSLLSMLFSLYFGGLAAFSFVDENMDKMYLNIGYCALFLSIMIFTLDAKKHKKTDHHNQ; from the coding sequence ATGGAACGTATCTACACATATTTCAGCTTGTTGTCTATGTTGTTTTCACTGTACTTCGGCGGTCTCGCCGCCTTCAGTTTCGTTGATGAAAACATGGACAAGATGTATTTGAACATCGGGTATTGTGCGTTGTTTTTAAGCATTATGATTTTTACTCTTGATGCAAAAAAACACAAAAAAACTGACCATCACAATCAATAA
- a CDS encoding YpmP family protein: protein MLLKSLEFKRSDGQKVKVTEIPLLKEDDPHFFMANLRLEIFLKTLYCSKRKKNVYSFRDYLKRALKWQDYLAIYQHDELKHNA, encoded by the coding sequence TTGTTACTTAAAAGCCTGGAGTTCAAACGTTCGGATGGACAGAAGGTGAAGGTGACGGAAATACCTCTGCTGAAGGAGGACGACCCGCATTTTTTTATGGCCAATCTGAGGCTTGAAATCTTTTTAAAGACGCTCTATTGCTCAAAGCGGAAAAAAAACGTCTACTCCTTTAGGGACTACTTAAAGAGAGCATTGAAATGGCAGGATTACCTGGCCATTTATCAACATGATGAATTGAAGCATAATGCATAA
- a CDS encoding YpmS family protein, with amino-acid sequence MKKWKSLFLILAAVNVMILAGIFILISLPGGQKEPPRPTPSEYQLNVTSTKDSLAAFINTYLEKESSPDLDYQIEIDDEFHIVGAIRAFSSTVDARVSFRPTVEKNGDVVLDVTRFSIGKLNVPISMVLNYMDQFYDLPDFVHVRSDAKEIQVRLSEMPLKNGMYVKAKDIDLEKDQIEFVYYKPAQTDS; translated from the coding sequence ATGAAGAAATGGAAGAGCTTATTTTTAATTTTAGCAGCAGTCAACGTCATGATACTTGCCGGGATTTTCATTCTCATTTCCCTGCCCGGCGGACAAAAGGAGCCGCCGCGTCCGACTCCGAGCGAATATCAATTGAACGTGACGAGCACGAAAGATTCATTGGCCGCATTCATCAACACGTACTTGGAAAAGGAGTCTTCGCCTGATCTTGACTATCAAATCGAAATCGATGATGAATTCCATATCGTCGGTGCGATCCGCGCCTTTTCCTCGACAGTCGATGCGAGGGTGTCCTTTCGGCCGACGGTGGAAAAAAACGGAGACGTGGTCCTTGACGTGACGAGATTTTCGATCGGCAAGTTGAATGTTCCGATATCGATGGTGCTCAACTACATGGATCAATTTTATGACCTTCCTGATTTTGTACACGTTCGTTCAGACGCTAAAGAAATTCAAGTTCGTCTGTCAGAGATGCCGCTTAAAAACGGAATGTATGTGAAAGCAAAAGACATTGATTTAGAAAAAGATCAAATCGAATTTGTTTATTACAAGCCTGCACAAACAGATTCATAA
- a CDS encoding DUF4397 domain-containing protein, with protein sequence MFSAVHNARYMAEGFQGSRYDVLPAEAPFYFRNSGKAVMIRLLHAAPHTDNLDVFVNGISVFRNVSYTDLSSYVRFPAGRIQIDVFRRGWANGPLLTVQYHLIHGRYCTVAVTGTAAKLVPVGMYDQPAADPESRSIRCVHLSPDSPALDFAVQNGPVLFSGVPFQSVTRYIPVRSQKMDVELRGAGSTAVLLKAPRITLHAGESTTLYGLGFVNGSPSLEIKAAPFPVKAPPS encoded by the coding sequence ATGTTCTCTGCAGTTCATAATGCCCGTTATATGGCGGAAGGCTTCCAGGGGAGCCGCTATGATGTTCTGCCTGCCGAGGCGCCCTTTTATTTTCGAAACAGCGGAAAAGCAGTGATGATCAGACTGCTCCACGCGGCTCCTCATACCGACAATCTCGACGTTTTCGTAAACGGGATATCCGTTTTTCGAAACGTCTCCTATACAGATTTATCTTCTTATGTCCGGTTTCCTGCCGGCCGTATTCAAATCGACGTTTTTCGAAGAGGCTGGGCGAACGGTCCCCTGCTTACGGTACAGTATCACCTGATCCACGGCCGGTACTGCACGGTTGCTGTCACAGGCACAGCCGCAAAGCTCGTTCCCGTCGGAATGTATGACCAGCCTGCGGCTGATCCGGAAAGCCGCAGCATTCGATGCGTCCATCTCTCGCCGGACTCTCCCGCTCTTGACTTTGCAGTGCAAAACGGACCTGTCCTGTTTTCCGGCGTCCCCTTTCAATCTGTTACCCGGTACATCCCGGTGCGTTCACAGAAAATGGACGTCGAGCTGAGGGGGGCCGGTTCAACAGCAGTCCTGCTGAAGGCCCCGAGGATCACGCTTCATGCCGGCGAATCCACAACGTTGTATGGCCTCGGTTTCGTCAACGGCTCTCCTTCTCTCGAAATAAAAGCGGCGCCGTTTCCCGTCAAAGCTCCGCCTTCATAG
- the ilvA gene encoding threonine ammonia-lyase IlvA, translating to MKPLLKENSLIQVKDILKAHQNVKDVVIHTPLQKNERLSERYDCNVYLKREDLQVVRSFKLRGAYYKMKQLSKETTKNGVVCASAGNHAQGVAFSCKHLGIHGKIFMPSTTPRQKISQVELFGKEYVEIILTGDTFDDAYQSAVACCEEEKRAFIHPFDDPAVMAGQGTVAVEILNDIETEPHYLFASVGGGGLLSGVGTYMKNVSPDTKLIAVEPKGAPALFESNKKGEVVILEKIDKFVDGAAVQKIGEETFKTLETVVDDILLVPEGKVCTAILELYNQCAIVAEPAGALPIAALDLYRDEIKGKNVVCIVSGGNNDIGRMQEIKDRSMMYEGLQHYFIVNFPQRAGALREFLDEVLGPTDDITRFEYTKKNNKSSGPALVGIELKQREDYEPLIARMDRKGFRYVEVNKDEGLFHLLI from the coding sequence ATGAAACCGTTGCTTAAAGAAAACTCTCTCATCCAAGTCAAAGACATTTTAAAAGCCCACCAAAATGTAAAAGATGTTGTTATTCATACCCCTCTCCAAAAAAATGAGAGGCTGTCCGAGAGGTACGATTGCAACGTATATTTAAAAAGAGAAGACCTGCAGGTTGTCCGCTCTTTTAAACTGAGAGGCGCCTATTATAAAATGAAGCAGCTTTCAAAAGAAACGACGAAAAACGGGGTGGTCTGCGCCAGTGCAGGAAACCATGCGCAGGGAGTCGCTTTTTCCTGCAAACATCTCGGTATTCACGGAAAGATTTTTATGCCGTCGACGACCCCGAGGCAAAAAATTTCCCAAGTCGAATTGTTCGGCAAGGAATACGTCGAGATCATCCTGACAGGCGACACGTTTGATGATGCTTATCAAAGCGCAGTCGCCTGCTGCGAGGAAGAAAAGCGCGCATTTATCCACCCGTTTGACGATCCTGCCGTCATGGCTGGCCAGGGTACGGTCGCGGTCGAAATCTTAAACGATATCGAAACGGAACCCCATTATTTATTCGCAAGCGTAGGCGGAGGGGGTCTGCTTTCAGGAGTGGGAACCTATATGAAAAACGTGTCCCCGGATACAAAGCTGATCGCGGTTGAGCCTAAAGGCGCGCCGGCTCTTTTTGAATCAAACAAAAAAGGCGAAGTCGTCATCCTTGAGAAAATCGATAAATTTGTCGATGGAGCCGCTGTGCAGAAAATCGGCGAAGAGACATTTAAAACGCTTGAAACCGTTGTCGATGATATTTTGCTCGTTCCTGAAGGAAAGGTGTGCACCGCGATTCTTGAGCTGTACAACCAATGCGCGATTGTCGCCGAACCTGCGGGAGCGCTGCCGATCGCCGCTTTAGATCTTTACAGGGATGAAATTAAAGGGAAAAATGTCGTATGCATTGTGAGCGGAGGAAACAACGATATCGGCAGAATGCAGGAAATCAAAGACAGATCGATGATGTATGAAGGACTCCAGCATTATTTCATCGTGAACTTCCCGCAAAGGGCGGGAGCTTTGCGCGAATTTTTAGATGAAGTGCTCGGGCCGACCGACGATATCACCCGGTTTGAATATACGAAGAAAAATAATAAAAGCAGCGGCCCTGCGCTCGTCGGCATCGAATTGAAGCAGCGCGAAGATTACGAGCCGCTGATCGCAAGAATGGACAGGAAAGGCTTCCGCTATGTCGAAGTCAATAAAGATGAAGGGCTCTTTCATTTGCTGATTTAA
- a CDS encoding DegV family protein, with amino-acid sequence MTSIKIVTDSTADLSEELLRKYHISVLPLSISIDGTVYRDRFDIQPDEFIEKMESAAELPKSSQPPLGAFIELYEELTADGSEVISIHLSSELSGTYQTAVSASNMVGGNITVIDSMYISKGLGFQVVRAALLAEEGMTAEAIVKDLENLRDRTSLYVTIDHFDNLIKGGRIGRGKALLGSLLKVKPIARLEDGIYTPEKNVRSSSQLIRYLTGQFVSAVKGRTVQAIGIAHADALDLAHRLKDSLLEHIPGIDIDIDYTTPIISVHTGKGAIGFTFYTD; translated from the coding sequence TTGACAAGCATTAAAATTGTAACGGACTCGACCGCTGACTTGAGCGAAGAACTGCTCAGAAAATATCATATTTCCGTTCTTCCGCTCTCGATATCGATCGACGGCACTGTATACAGAGACAGATTCGATATTCAGCCGGACGAATTTATTGAGAAAATGGAGAGCGCCGCAGAACTCCCGAAAAGTTCACAGCCGCCTCTAGGCGCTTTTATCGAACTGTATGAAGAGCTGACCGCTGACGGAAGCGAAGTGATCAGCATCCATCTCTCAAGCGAATTGAGCGGGACATACCAGACTGCTGTAAGCGCTTCAAATATGGTCGGCGGGAACATTACGGTGATTGATTCCATGTATATTTCAAAAGGCCTCGGTTTTCAGGTCGTGCGGGCCGCCTTGCTGGCCGAAGAGGGCATGACGGCCGAAGCGATTGTAAAAGACTTGGAGAACTTGCGCGACCGGACTTCCCTCTATGTGACAATTGATCATTTTGACAACTTGATCAAAGGCGGCCGCATCGGGAGGGGAAAAGCGCTGCTCGGCTCATTGCTCAAGGTTAAGCCGATCGCGAGGCTTGAGGACGGAATCTATACGCCTGAAAAAAATGTCCGGAGCAGCAGTCAGCTTATCCGTTATTTAACTGGTCAATTTGTTTCAGCGGTTAAGGGAAGGACGGTACAGGCGATCGGAATCGCCCATGCCGATGCGCTCGATCTCGCCCATCGGCTGAAAGACTCCTTGCTTGAACATATCCCGGGAATCGATATTGATATTGACTACACCACACCGATTATCTCGGTTCATACCGGAAAAGGAGCGATCGGTTTTACCTTTTACACCGATTGA
- a CDS encoding GGDEF domain-containing protein translates to MFLIDLFLNLCILITSLFIYTQLKWNIFSRKATNKQLDWIDGILGGVLGNVLMFFSIQATDETIVDLRYVPVMILFLFTGAFPAFICSLLIIGGRFVYGTNTSSIAALIGMIVIFAGYYLILRIMDKDAGTYRKTFALVIFANVAISIVILMILHDFFLMKMLLTWFWILSTIGGFTSVYIVSYLRKSHFLLKKYEEESSIDYLTGLNNVRQFDAIWNAHISNAKEKNEKLSLLLIDIDYFKTINDTYGHSNGDAILKELGTILKKSARSEDIVSRNGGEEFSVILPNCSHSQAAEIAERVRKEVETHTFFISHSKKIHITVSIGVAAFPEVIHSTGELIEKADQCLYRAKHLGRNRVCTSV, encoded by the coding sequence ATGTTTTTAATCGATTTATTTTTGAATTTGTGCATTTTAATTACTTCGCTCTTTATTTACACTCAGCTAAAGTGGAATATTTTTTCCCGAAAAGCTACAAACAAACAACTTGATTGGATTGACGGCATTCTTGGCGGGGTGCTCGGAAATGTGCTTATGTTCTTTTCGATCCAGGCAACCGATGAGACGATCGTCGACTTGCGTTATGTCCCCGTCATGATTTTGTTTTTATTTACGGGCGCCTTTCCGGCCTTTATCTGTTCTCTGCTGATTATAGGAGGAAGGTTTGTTTACGGGACGAATACATCCTCGATTGCAGCGCTTATAGGTATGATCGTGATATTCGCAGGATATTATCTCATTCTTCGGATCATGGATAAAGACGCCGGCACTTATCGAAAGACATTTGCATTAGTTATTTTTGCCAATGTGGCGATTTCAATTGTGATCTTGATGATCCTTCATGATTTCTTCTTAATGAAAATGTTATTGACGTGGTTCTGGATTTTATCTACTATCGGCGGCTTTACGTCAGTATACATCGTCTCATATTTAAGAAAATCTCATTTTCTGTTAAAAAAGTATGAAGAGGAATCGTCGATTGATTATTTAACGGGATTGAATAATGTCCGGCAATTTGATGCGATATGGAATGCTCATATTTCAAACGCAAAAGAGAAGAACGAGAAACTGTCTTTGCTTTTGATCGATATCGATTATTTCAAAACGATTAATGATACGTACGGACATTCAAATGGAGATGCGATTTTAAAAGAATTAGGAACGATTTTAAAAAAGTCTGCCCGATCGGAAGATATCGTATCAAGAAACGGCGGAGAAGAGTTTTCGGTCATATTGCCGAACTGTTCCCATTCGCAGGCTGCAGAGATTGCTGAGAGGGTGCGCAAGGAAGTGGAGACACACACTTTTTTCATTTCTCATTCAAAAAAGATTCATATTACGGTTTCGATTGGAGTTGCGGCATTTCCGGAGGTGATTCACAGTACGGGAGAGCTGATTGAAAAAGCCGATCAATGTTTGTACAGGGCTAAACACCTTGGGAGAAACAGAGTGTGCACCTCCGTTTGA
- a CDS encoding SGNH/GDSL hydrolase family protein, translated as MNIRFITVMMALVCLLSACTEWNAGVEKTSVSPKRDIVIAAVGDSLTEGVGDQEKKGYVGMVADELESRSDVKSVTVKNYAVKGSRTDQLLERLKDKEVQEGLKDADYILFTIGGNDLMKVVRQNFAHLTLTPFRAEQKLFEKRFSNILAEIREQNASAELIYVSMYNPFKFTLSELREVDQVVDEWNEGAEKRLKKVSNTKMADIADIFEEYSDEKKIAEDEFHPNQYGYSLIAKRVYEQIKNEDLPAE; from the coding sequence TTGAACATACGTTTTATTACAGTCATGATGGCCCTCGTCTGTCTGCTTTCAGCCTGTACGGAGTGGAATGCGGGTGTTGAAAAAACATCGGTCTCCCCTAAGCGCGATATCGTGATTGCAGCGGTGGGCGATTCTCTGACAGAGGGGGTAGGCGATCAAGAAAAGAAAGGCTATGTCGGCATGGTGGCCGATGAGCTTGAAAGCCGGAGCGATGTGAAGTCCGTAACGGTCAAAAATTATGCCGTTAAAGGCTCCCGGACTGATCAGCTGCTTGAAAGATTAAAAGACAAAGAAGTACAAGAGGGCCTGAAAGATGCAGACTACATTTTGTTTACAATCGGGGGCAACGACCTGATGAAAGTCGTCCGCCAAAACTTCGCGCACTTAACGCTCACACCTTTCCGTGCTGAACAAAAACTGTTTGAAAAGCGGTTTTCGAATATTTTAGCGGAAATCAGAGAGCAAAACGCCAGCGCTGAATTGATTTATGTCAGCATGTATAATCCGTTTAAGTTTACGCTGTCTGAACTGCGGGAAGTTGACCAAGTCGTAGACGAATGGAATGAAGGCGCGGAAAAAAGGCTGAAGAAGGTCTCCAACACGAAAATGGCGGATATCGCTGATATTTTTGAGGAATACAGCGATGAAAAGAAGATTGCAGAAGACGAGTTTCATCCTAATCAATACGGGTATTCTTTAATAGCGAAACGCGTTTACGAACAAATTAAAAACGAAGACCTCCCAGCAGAATAA